One Mycolicibacterium goodii genomic region harbors:
- a CDS encoding SDR family oxidoreductase translates to MAVVTGGGAGIGRAVARGLASTGYCVAVVGRHMESLVQTAEDHAHIAPFRLDVGDAARSAVVFAEVERQLGPVDILVANAAVYPRVHFLDQSPASFEETFQTNVHGVANAVRSVLPGMLSRNAGRIIVLGSLADQSPLAGACAYSSSKGALHALVRGIAVEIDRVRYPNVLINEFNPGRTRTAMGKGGHPPEAVYPLIQALIDQPPGGPHGRMFIMDREVRSNERLSRAILRRFGIGPRLMRLQPAR, encoded by the coding sequence GTGGCGGTGGTCACCGGTGGAGGAGCCGGTATCGGTCGCGCCGTCGCCCGCGGGCTCGCATCAACGGGCTATTGCGTCGCCGTTGTCGGCCGACACATGGAGAGTCTGGTCCAGACCGCGGAAGACCATGCTCATATCGCGCCGTTTCGCCTCGATGTCGGCGATGCCGCTCGCAGCGCTGTGGTGTTCGCCGAAGTCGAGCGGCAGTTGGGGCCGGTCGACATCCTGGTTGCGAATGCCGCCGTCTACCCTCGGGTGCATTTTCTCGATCAGAGTCCGGCGAGTTTCGAAGAGACATTTCAGACCAACGTTCACGGTGTGGCGAATGCCGTGCGTTCCGTTCTTCCGGGCATGCTGTCGAGAAACGCCGGCCGCATCATCGTTCTCGGCTCGCTCGCCGATCAGAGCCCGTTGGCCGGTGCGTGCGCCTATTCTTCATCGAAGGGCGCGTTGCACGCGTTGGTGCGCGGAATCGCCGTCGAGATCGACCGAGTTCGGTATCCGAATGTTCTGATCAACGAGTTCAATCCCGGCCGGACGCGGACCGCGATGGGAAAGGGCGGCCATCCACCCGAGGCCGTGTATCCGCTGATTCAGGCATTGATCGACCAACCACCGGGTGGTCCGCACGGGCGGATGTTCATCATGGATCGGGAGGTGCGTTCGAATGAGCGTCTCAGCCGTGCGATCCTCCGGCGGTTCGGTATCGGCCCGAGGCTCATGAGACTGCAGCCGGCTCGATAG
- a CDS encoding GNAT family N-acetyltransferase translates to MIVPAYNEAAVIERTLAPLSQAATEGFIELIVVCNGCTDDTASLARRIPGVQVVELAQGSKPAALNAGDAAATLWPRLYLDADIQISPDAVLAVLDRLARGDVLAARPDCRYDTDGASGVVRSYYRTRQRLPQHKLAMWGAGAYGLTATGHERFGAFPMVTGDDFFIDNQFEAHEKVVVQTEPSVVKTPVDAKSLLAILRRSYRGKVELSSADRLRLPERVRRMGAHTAVAVVRAVDGPRSAVDAGVYLGMALAKRLSVGTSQTWARDESSRALNRGGGDSRPRGSTHSVEILCAVDDLDRVRDEWDGFVERSGSDIYFTVDWLQAWWAHYGGQREFFGLLIREHGKLVGVLPLCVHRIWAGPVPVRLARFVGADSTLPVFTPAIADGHEQTVVRAALEMVFDEAGCDALSLSPLSGRSPVAAAVERAVDEAASLRILRADTHGPHAVFALPGTFDEYLLDLSSAQRKAHRRNLRKLNNRYDLSFRTISGDEAIGYFDGFVDLHTSYWRRRGKLGHFGDWPRSAEFNRELISRMAPSGRARFYEIAGDGRVLAIEYGFVLGDRCYSRLPARVDDPSLETLGLGRVSVAEKFRALIGSGIREVESGPGHYDHKVLLGAEEYPLRRLVVSRRCGLPRWRGEFLVLWADLLNLAYYRVWFLKLRRRLRLPPRHLWRPWIQTRV, encoded by the coding sequence GTGATAGTTCCCGCGTACAACGAAGCCGCGGTGATCGAACGGACGCTGGCTCCACTGAGTCAGGCGGCGACCGAGGGATTCATCGAACTGATCGTGGTTTGCAACGGCTGCACCGACGACACCGCGTCCTTGGCGCGACGTATCCCGGGGGTCCAGGTAGTGGAACTGGCGCAGGGGTCCAAGCCTGCTGCGCTCAATGCCGGAGACGCCGCGGCCACCCTCTGGCCCCGGCTGTATCTGGATGCGGACATCCAGATCTCGCCTGATGCGGTCCTGGCAGTTCTCGACCGGCTCGCGCGCGGCGATGTGTTGGCCGCGCGCCCCGACTGCAGGTACGACACCGACGGAGCCAGCGGGGTGGTCCGCAGCTACTACCGGACACGCCAGCGACTTCCGCAGCACAAACTCGCGATGTGGGGTGCCGGGGCCTACGGCCTCACCGCGACCGGGCATGAGCGGTTCGGTGCCTTTCCGATGGTGACCGGCGATGATTTCTTCATCGACAACCAATTTGAGGCCCACGAGAAGGTCGTGGTGCAAACCGAACCCTCGGTCGTGAAAACGCCTGTCGATGCCAAGAGCCTGTTGGCGATCCTGCGACGGAGTTACCGAGGCAAGGTCGAATTGTCGTCTGCCGACCGACTCCGATTACCCGAGCGGGTACGACGAATGGGTGCGCACACGGCAGTCGCCGTCGTACGGGCAGTTGACGGACCACGATCTGCTGTTGATGCGGGCGTGTACCTGGGCATGGCGCTGGCCAAACGGTTGTCCGTGGGAACGTCACAGACATGGGCGAGAGACGAGAGCAGTCGAGCGCTCAACCGGGGAGGTGGAGACAGTCGACCTCGTGGCTCCACTCACAGCGTCGAGATCCTGTGCGCAGTGGACGATCTCGACCGTGTCCGCGACGAATGGGACGGCTTCGTCGAACGTTCTGGCAGTGACATCTACTTCACGGTGGATTGGTTACAAGCGTGGTGGGCACACTACGGCGGGCAACGTGAGTTCTTCGGCCTGCTCATCAGAGAGCACGGGAAGTTGGTCGGTGTCCTGCCCTTGTGTGTCCATCGGATCTGGGCGGGACCGGTCCCGGTGCGGTTGGCGCGGTTCGTCGGAGCCGACTCCACCCTGCCGGTCTTCACGCCCGCGATCGCCGACGGCCATGAACAGACCGTGGTGCGTGCCGCTCTCGAAATGGTCTTCGACGAGGCCGGCTGCGACGCCTTGAGCCTGTCCCCGCTGTCGGGTCGGTCACCCGTGGCAGCGGCCGTCGAGCGGGCAGTGGATGAAGCCGCCTCGCTCAGAATATTGCGTGCGGACACCCATGGACCCCACGCGGTGTTCGCACTTCCGGGAACCTTCGACGAGTACCTCCTCGATCTCAGCAGTGCACAACGCAAAGCTCACAGGCGCAACCTGCGGAAGCTGAACAATCGGTACGACCTCTCGTTCCGAACGATCAGTGGTGACGAGGCGATCGGCTACTTCGACGGTTTCGTCGACTTGCACACGTCGTACTGGCGCCGGCGGGGCAAGCTCGGGCATTTCGGGGACTGGCCGCGCAGTGCCGAATTCAATCGCGAACTCATCTCGCGCATGGCGCCGAGCGGACGAGCACGGTTCTATGAAATCGCCGGAGACGGTCGGGTGCTGGCCATCGAGTACGGATTCGTTCTCGGCGATCGGTGCTACTCGCGTTTGCCTGCACGAGTAGACGACCCGTCGCTGGAAACGCTGGGCTTGGGCCGGGTGAGCGTCGCGGAGAAGTTCCGGGCCCTGATCGGAAGCGGGATCAGAGAGGTCGAGAGCGGTCCCGGCCACTACGACCACAAGGTACTTCTGGGGGCCGAGGAGTATCCGCTACGCCGCCTGGTGGTGAGCCGGCGCTGCGGACTTCCGCGTTGGCGCGGTGAGTTTCTGGTCCTCTGGGCCGACCTGCTGAACCTGGCCTACTATCGCGTCTGGTTCCTCAAACTCCGCCGAAGGCTGCGGCTGCCGCCGCGACACCTGTGGCGCCCGTGGATACAGACCCGTGTGTAA
- a CDS encoding glycosyltransferase family 4 protein: MPRRAVKVAILGINYAPEPTGIAPYTTGLALGLTDRGHDVRVLTGFPHYPQWRRDKTRPGFRSIEQMDGVPVFRLSHVVPHRLSWTGRAAMEVTFGLQLVTARWGRPDVVVCVTPPLLAAAAAAVRARLTWPRPAIGMVVQDLYSRGITETGVASGLSASAITTIESAALRLADGVAVIHSGFVAELSGHLGVPARRIRVIRNWTHIPAPDATASADFRAAHGWGPDEIVVLHAGNMGFKQGLENVIAAAELAGRGKKRIRFVLLGDGNQRVHLQSIGAGIRGLDFVPPVGDDEFPAALGAADVLLVNERPGVSQMAVPSKLTSYFRAGRPILAASDEHGFTAQELAASGAGIVVPPDRPDLLLDAVNRLGDDRSLATELGEAGSRYSEAVLSAAAAIDSYEDWIVGMFESNRPAGRRGTDAPAGADS, encoded by the coding sequence GTGCCCCGTCGAGCGGTGAAAGTGGCGATCCTGGGTATCAACTACGCCCCGGAGCCGACGGGAATCGCACCGTATACGACGGGCTTGGCCCTAGGCCTCACCGACCGTGGCCACGACGTGCGTGTGTTGACCGGCTTCCCGCATTACCCACAGTGGAGGCGCGACAAGACCAGACCTGGGTTCCGCTCGATCGAGCAGATGGACGGAGTACCGGTGTTTCGGCTCAGTCACGTGGTGCCGCATCGGCTCTCCTGGACGGGGCGTGCGGCCATGGAGGTCACGTTCGGCCTGCAGCTGGTGACCGCTCGCTGGGGTCGGCCGGACGTCGTCGTGTGTGTGACACCGCCCCTGCTGGCGGCCGCGGCGGCGGCTGTCCGTGCACGTTTGACGTGGCCACGCCCCGCCATCGGAATGGTGGTGCAAGACCTGTACAGCCGCGGGATCACGGAAACCGGTGTGGCATCCGGGCTTTCCGCGTCTGCGATCACCACCATCGAATCAGCTGCACTCAGGCTCGCCGATGGCGTCGCCGTCATCCACTCGGGATTCGTGGCCGAGCTTTCCGGCCATCTCGGAGTGCCTGCGCGCCGGATTCGCGTGATCAGGAACTGGACTCACATACCCGCTCCGGACGCGACGGCGAGCGCGGACTTTCGCGCCGCCCACGGCTGGGGACCTGACGAGATCGTGGTTCTGCATGCCGGGAACATGGGCTTCAAGCAGGGACTGGAGAACGTGATCGCCGCTGCCGAGTTGGCCGGCCGCGGCAAGAAGCGGATCCGGTTCGTTCTCCTCGGCGACGGTAACCAGCGTGTGCACCTGCAATCGATCGGTGCGGGAATCCGGGGACTCGATTTCGTGCCACCGGTCGGTGACGACGAGTTTCCGGCGGCGCTCGGTGCCGCCGACGTCCTGCTGGTGAACGAACGTCCCGGCGTTTCGCAGATGGCCGTGCCGAGCAAACTCACGTCCTACTTCCGTGCCGGCCGACCGATCCTGGCCGCCAGCGACGAGCACGGTTTCACCGCGCAGGAGCTCGCGGCGTCCGGCGCCGGCATCGTGGTGCCACCAGATCGGCCAGATCTGCTGCTGGATGCCGTGAATCGGCTTGGAGATGACCGTTCGCTCGCCACGGAACTAGGTGAGGCGGGCAGTAGATACAGCGAAGCGGTCCTGTCCGCGGCTGCGGCGATCGACAGCTATGAGGACTGGATCGTCGGCATGTTCGAGTCCAATCGGCCTGCGGGGCGTCGGGGAACGGATGCACCTGCCGGTGCCGATTCGTGA